From Thermovenabulum gondwanense, a single genomic window includes:
- a CDS encoding methylenetetrahydrofolate reductase C-terminal domain-containing protein — EKPVYPANDTLFIGEVERIGHFTEACRACGECELAWTGGICPVTKCAKGLLNGPCGGAKNGKCELSPENDCAWILIYQKLQKLGQTDKLLQIKPPKDHSKAYHPRKITPQK, encoded by the coding sequence AGGAAAAACCCGTATACCCCGCCAACGACACCCTCTTTATCGGCGAAGTAGAAAGAATAGGGCACTTTACCGAAGCCTGCAGAGCCTGCGGCGAATGCGAACTTGCCTGGACCGGAGGCATATGCCCTGTAACAAAATGCGCAAAAGGGCTTCTAAACGGCCCCTGCGGCGGTGCAAAAAACGGAAAATGCGAACTAAGTCCAGAAAACGACTGCGCCTGGATACTCATATACCAAAAACTCCAGAAATTAGGCCAGACGGATAAACTTCTTCAAATAAAACCCCCCAAAGACCACAGCAAAGCCTACCATCCA